In the genome of Aspergillus luchuensis IFO 4308 DNA, chromosome 2, nearly complete sequence, one region contains:
- a CDS encoding SDR family oxidoreductase (COG:S;~EggNog:ENOG410PN20;~InterPro:IPR036291,IPR001509;~PFAM:PF01370;~go_function: GO:0003824 - catalytic activity [Evidence IEA]) encodes MPTAIVTGATGILGREIITHLSKLPDWTSIYALSRSKKDTYPAQVHHASIDLLASPNDLANQLSSQNVSADYLFFTAYLQEGDEKNLERLNGDMLENFLKALSISGAETKLKRVLLVTGAKHYGVHLGPVKSPMEESDPWVEGEGRPPNFYYRQQRILKEMSKGKGWDWVVTYPNDVIGVAKGNFMNLVTAVGLYAAVTKELNAPFIFPGSRTFYTMTDCFTYSRFHARFCAWAISEPRCSNQNFNVVNGDAQSWQTMWPRLAKRFGLTVPADQFEAEDEKVVPLIDSPPLNDYVQTSGLKGKIEKGEVRMRIDLTKWAERDDVKAAWERLAKREGLEKDAFEKATWFFLNFVLGRNYDLVISMNKAWKLGFRDWEDTWDALDGCLSELEEEKVLPKSGKN; translated from the exons ATGCCAACCGCCATCGTCACCGGCGCAACCG GCATCCTCGGCCGCGAAATAATCACTCACCTTTCCAAACTTCCCGACTGGACAAGCATCTACGCCCTCTCCCGCAGCAAGAAGGATACCTACCCAGCACAAGTCCACCACGCCAgcatcgacctcctcgccTCACCCAACGACCTAGCCAATCAACTTTCCTCTCAAAATGTCTCCGCGGACtacctcttcttcaccgCATACCTTCAAGAAGGCGACGAAAAGAACCTCGAACGACTTAACGGCGACATGCTCGAGAACTTTCTAAAGGCGCTGAGTATTAGCGGTGCAGAAACGAAGCTCAAGCGCGTGTTGCTAGTAACAGGGGCCAAgcactacggagtacatttGGGGCCGGTGAAATCCCCGATGGAAGAGAGTGATCcgtgggtggagggggagggaaggccGCCGAATTTCTATTATAGACAGCAGAGGATACTGAAGGAAATGAGTAAGGGGAAAGGATGGGATTGGGTGGTTACATATCCCAATGATGTTATTGGGGTTGCTAAGG GAAACTTCATGAACCTCGTAACAGCAGTCGGACTCTACGCGGCTGTAACCAAGGAACTCAACGCACCATTCATCTTCCCCGGGTCGCGCACTTTCTACACCATGACCGACTGCTTCACGTACTCGCGCTTCCATGCACGCTTCTGCGCATGGGCAATCTCCGAGCCTCGCTGCTCGAACCAGAATTTCAATGTGGTGAACGGCGATGCGCAATCCTGGCAGACCATGTGGCCTCGACTGGCGAAGCGGTTCGGGCTCACTGTTCCAGCGGATCAGTTCGAggcggaagatgagaaggttgTTCCGCTTATTGATAGCCCCCCATTGAATGACTACGTGCAGACAAGTGGACTTAAGGGGAAGATTGAGAAGGGCGAGGTACGGATGCGCATTGATCTGACCAAGTGGGCGGAGAGAGACGATGTGAAGGCTGCGTGGGAGAGGTtggcgaagagggaggggctggagaaggatgcgTTCGAGAAGGCGACGTGGTTCTTCTTGAACTTTGTGTTGGGGAGAAATTATGATCTTGTGATTAGTATGAATAAGGCGTGGAAGCTGGGATTCCGCGATTGGGAGGATACTTGGGATGCGTTGGATGGATGCTTGAgtgagttggaggaggagaaggtgttgCCAAAGAGTGGGAAAAACTGA
- the UBP12 gene encoding putative ubiquitin-specific protease UBP12 (COG:O;~EggNog:ENOG410PI2R;~InterPro:IPR038765,IPR035927,IPR001394,IPR018200, IPR006615,IPR028889;~MEROPS:MER0005433;~PFAM:PF06337,PF00443;~go_function: GO:0004843 - thiol-dependent ubiquitin-specific protease activity [Evidence IEA];~go_process: GO:0006511 - ubiquitin-dependent protein catabolic process [Evidence IEA];~go_process: GO:0016579 - protein deubiquitination [Evidence IEA]), whose product MSGSDDKGDSTLPLAGADARETSASENEVVNDVEMDLVPTEKDDSQTRSDHPDSMETTTTSGDDNVTNSASDSVYPTPSSMSTYTAPTETRAHSKAEAGVASADRPSYDDQVAQVTQFMMQPMKEKQKGYVVSNSWLKRVYSRSATHADKADKTAMEGDIGPVDNSDIVLVTDPANTGFKDEEGEPFVPLRPGLELGEDFEIIPQGGWDLIMQWYGLAEQSPAIVRYVHNTAAVGDQENLQYEINPPIFTILKLTNPSAGTSIKTMKEKTMAPVRTLASRHTNFQKWLKNAKELAHIDMSTKVRVWRILGGLGSATASAAATPAASRSASPAPSASLIANAGSNLVLDLNTFLSLSEGSQREVLDEPKDQTNNPNYNGKMTLGVAGLNSSEIIVLEEKLPGTSGDWVSEASKQTLNRLGVPSGTLKNGAPAKVKSKSPATSGRSSPVSEPIRGRRKDGKPRGCTGLSNLGNTCYMNSALQCVRSVEELTYYFLNDVYKKDLNPSNPLAHNGDVAKAYANMLRQMYDEAGQSSFAPRQLKHTIGRYGPAFSGYGQQDSQEFLLFLLDGLQEDLNRIMKKPYIEKPDSTDEMVHNKEALAEFADKCWDIYKARNDSVITDLFAGMYKSTLVCPACDKVSIIFDPFNNLTLQLPIENLWGKEIFYFPLNKKPVLVDVEIDKNASVKALKEQVAKKMGTDPERLVMAEIYKNKFYKMFDNTSSIAECQISGNDDIGIYEVESVPTNYNPDKPQKSYFSFSRSDHEEIPSLDSPRSDRLLVPIFNRVEKKRGNNPKNAQRSLFGVPSYVVINREEFGDYDTIFRKVLSQVASMTTRDFLNEENTTETASVDGEDGMVDVSMRDADDSSSDAPARSENAIPPNVRGLFEMKIIKSSSEVVPTGWSTVDDHKEYPKMSFRIKTPVKKQKQSVDSTNGTEQKDDESGDKSSDSASGESAPKPKAQDRPMIRPGEGIVVDWTEQAHDALFAGSSRDKNSLRGAPTWTDVERVPDPELSKRRTLRQNRKKRGVTLYECLDEFNKEEVLSENDAWYCPRCKEHRRASKKFELWKTPDILVMHLKRFSASRGFRDKLDVLVDFPVEGLDMTGRVESPEEGKSQIYDLFAVDNHYGGLGGGHYTAYAKNFFTGQWNEYNDSSVSRPIDPQSVVTSSAYLLFYRRRSDRPLGGKVLEEITEASTRPNSDVDSQSESRGQSPSGEGRRLGGSSRNGSSSALTGVGAAHQSGDGGLPTGTQTKSGDDDWPPGYTNVPSFGEQSLDRATQSEGMNFEDEEIGGGTQPSPFRPQDDTPSWSFSRATDAHGPSQMTTVPTDDEDLLDDDASNRAVDDGDVSDPDLRMASLMDSPRGAAYPGTPMEETSFPDISAFAADGDDDEEDELPVVELQVHDEDQTLP is encoded by the exons ATGTCCGGCTCTGACGACAAGGGAGACTCCACCCTCCCGCTTGCCGGGGCCGATGCTCGCGAAACCTCCGCTTCGGAGAATGAAGTGGTGAACGATGTGGAGATGGACTTGGTTCCGACAGAAAAGGACGACAGCCAGACCCGTTCCGACCACCCGGATTCGAtggaaaccaccaccacctcggGCGACGACAACGTAACCAACTCGGCGTCGGACAGTGTGTATCCCACTCCTTCCAGCATGTCCACCTATACCGCCCCCACAGAGACCCGGGCCCATTCTAAAGCAGAGGCCGGCGTTGCGTCAGCTGATCGACCCTCTTACGATGACCAGGTCGCACAGGTGACCCAGTTTATGATGCAGCCCATGAAGGAAAAACAAAAGGGATATGTGGTGTCGAATTCGTGGCTGAAGCGAGTGTACTCGCGGAGTGCTACGCATGCCGACAAGGCCGACAAGACGGCGATGGAGGGAGACATCGGTCCCGTCGATAACTCGGATATTGTCCTGGTCACCGACCCGGCCAACACGGGCTTcaaggacgaggagggcgaaCCCTTTGTTCCTTTGAGGCCTGGCTTGGAGCTCGGCGAAGATTTTGAGATCATCCCTCAGGGAGGCTGGGACCTGATCATGCAGTGGTATGGTTTGGCAGAACAGTCCCCGGCCATCGTCCGTTACGTTCACAACACCGCCGCCGTAGGCGACCAGGAGAACCTGCAATACGAAATCAACCCTCCGATCTTCACGATCTTGAAGCTCACGAACCCGTCTGCCGGCACTTCCATCAAGACaatgaaggagaagacgaTGGCTCCCGTGAGAACCCTGGCCAGTCGGCACACCAACTTCCAGAAGTGGCTGAAGAACGCCAAAGAACTGGCTCACATCGACATGTCGACAAAGGTTCGCGTTTGGAGGATTCTGGGTGGTCTCGGTAGTGCCACGGCATCCGCAGCAGCCACCCCAGCCGCATCCCGCAGTGCTTCTCCAGCCCCGTCCGCCTCCCTCATCGCCAACGCGGGAAGTAACCTCGTTCTCGACCTGAAcaccttcctttccctgtcTGAGGGGTCGCAGCGTGAGGTACTCGATGAGCCGAAGGACCAGACGAACAATCCCAACTACAATGGTAAAATGACTCTGGGCGTTGCGGGTCTCAACAGCAGCGAAATCATCGtgttggaggagaagctccCTGGAACCAGCGGAGACTGGGTGTCGGAAGCCTCCAAGCAGACACTCAACCGTCTGGGGGTGCCATCCGGTACCCTGAAGAACGGAGCTCCGGCAAAGGTGAAGAGCAAGAGTCCTGCTACCAGCGGGCGATCATCCCCGGTTTCAGAGCCCATCAGGGGACGACGCAAGGACGGGAAACCCCGCGGCTGCACTGGTCTGAGCAACCTTGGGAACACCTGTTACATGAACTCGGCCCTGCAGTGCGTACGCAGCGTGGAGGAATTGACCTACTATTTCTTGA ATGACGTTTACAAGAAGGATCTCAACCCCAGCAATCCTTTGGCTCACAACGGTGATGTGGCTAAAGCATATGCGAACATGTTGCGTCAGATGTACGATGAGGCAGGTCAATCTTCGTTTGCGCCCCGTCAATTGAAGCACACCATCGGCCGTTATGGACCGGCCTTCTCCGGTTACGGACAGCAGGATTCCCAGGAATTCCTTCTGTTCCTTCTGGACGGTCTCCAGGAGGATCTCAACCGTATCATGAAAAAACCCTACATTGAAAAGCCGGACTCGACGGACGAGATGGTGCATAACAAGGAGGCTCTCGCGGAGTTTGCGGACAAGTGCTGGGACATCTACAAAGCCCGCAACGATTCTGTCATTACCGACCTCTTTGCTGGTATGTACAAGTCGACGCTGGTCTGCCCTGCTTGCGACAAGGTCAGCATCATTTTCGACCCTTTCAACAACCTGACCCTTCAACTTCCAATCGAGAACCTCTGGGGCAAGGAGATTTTCTACTTCCCCTTGAACAAGAAGCCGGTCCTTGTCGATGTCGAAATCGACAAGAACGCCAGTGTCAAGGCGCTGAAGGAGCAGGTCGCAAAGAAAATGGGAACCGACCCTGAGCGCCTCGTGATGGCCGAGATCTACAAGAACAAGTTCTACAAGATGTTCGACAACACGAGCTCGATTGCTGAGTGCCAGATCAGCGGCAACGACGACATTGGTATCTACGAGGTCGAGTCGGTACCTACGAACTACAACCCCGACAAGCCCCAGAAGAGctacttctccttcagccgCTCGGATCATGAGGAGATCCCCAGTCTGGACTCGCCTCGCTCCGACCGCTTGCTCGTCCCCATCTTCAACCGAGTTGAGAAGAAACGGGGAAACAACCCTAAGAATGCGCAGCGGTCGCTCTTCGGAGTTCCGTCGTATGTGGTCATCAACCGGGAGGAGTTTGGGGACTATGATACGATCTTCCGCAAAGTCCTGTCGCAGGTCGCCTCGATGACCACCCGTGACTTCCTGAATGAGGAGAACACGACAGAG ACCGCGTCCGTGGACGGCGAGGACGGCATGGTCGATGTCTCGATGCGTGACGCAGATGACAGTTCAAGCGATGCTCCAGCCCGCTCCGAAAACGCTATTCCCCCGAATGTGCGCGGTCTTTTTGAGATGAAGATCATCAAGTCGAGCAGCGAGGTTGTTCCCACTGGATGGTCCACCGTGGATGACCACAAGGAGTACCCCAAGATGTCGTTCAGAATCAAGACACCggtgaagaagcagaaacag TCTGTGGACAGCACAAATGGCACGGAGCAGAAGGATGACGAGTCCGGAGATAAGAGCTCTGACAGTGCCAGTGGTGAATCGGCTCCTAAGCCCAAGGCTCAGGACCGGCCGATGATCCGCCCCGGTGAGGGTATTGTAGTGGATTGGACGGAGCAAGCTCACGACGCTCTCTTCGCCGGAAGCAGTCGAGACAAGAACTCCCTTCGTGGTGCGCCCACATGGACGGACGTCGAACGTGTGCCTGACCCGGAGCTGAGCAAGCGCCGTACTCTGCGCCAGAACCGGAAGAAGCGGGGCGTGACGCTCTACGAGTGTCTGGATGAGTTCAACAAGGAGGAGGTTCTTTCCGAGAACGATGCTTGGTACTGCCCCCGCTGCAAGGAGCACCGTCGGGCCAGCAAGAAGTTCGAATTGTGGAAGACCCCGGACATTCTGGTCATGCACCTCAAGAGGTTCAGCGCCAGCCGCGGATTCCGCGACAAGCTGGATGTCCTGGTCGACTTCCCTGTGGAAGGACTCGACATGACCGGCAGAGTTGAGTCGCCTGAAGAGGGCAAGAGTCAGATCTACGACCTCTTCGCTGTCGACAATCACTATGGAGGCCTTGGTGGCGGACACTACACAGCGTACGCCAAGAACTTCTTTACCGGGCAGTGGAACGAGTACAACG ATTCTTCCGTCTCGCGACCAATTGATCCGCAGAGTGTGGTCACCTCGTCGGCGTATCTGCTGTTCTACCGGCGCCGGTCCGACCGGCCACTGGGCGGcaaggtgctggaggagattaCGGAAGCGTCGACACGGCCGAACAGCGACGTGGACTCGCAGTCCGAGTCTCGCGGACAGTCGCCGTCGGGGGAAGGCCGGCGTCTCGGCGGCTCCTCCCGCAATGGGTCGTCGAGCGCCTTAACCGGAGTCGGAGCAGCTCACCAATCgggagatggtggtttgCCAACTGGAACCCAAACGAAGAGCGGGGATGATGACTGGCCACCGGGCTACACCAACGTCCCGTCATTTGGCGAGCAGAGCCTAGATCGCGCGACGCAATCGGAAGGTATGAAtttcgaagatgaggagattgGCGGGGGCACGCAGCCCAGCCCGTTCCGCCCTCAGGACGACACACCCTCGTGGTCGTTCAGTCGCGCCACAGATGCTCACGGCCCTTCACAGATGACCACAGTTCCAACTGACGACGAGGATCTACTCGACGATGACGCGAGCAACCGGGCGGTAGACGACGGCGACGTCAGCGACCCGGACCTTCGGATGGCCTCTTTGATGGACAGTCCACGCGGGGCCGCCTATCCAGGTACCCCGATGGAGGAGACGTCATTCCCGGACATTTCGGCATTCGCAGCGGacggcgacgatgatgaggaggatgagttgCCGGTGGTAGAACTCCAAGTGCATGATGAGGACCAGACACTGCCGTAG